A stretch of DNA from Acidovorax carolinensis:
CCATGCCGGCGCCGAGTCTGGCCTGCGGGATGTACTTGCCCAGCACGAGCAGGACGACCCTGAGCAGCAGCTGGAAATCTGGATGACGCTGTTTGACCTGTATCGTGCCACCGGCCAGCAGGACCGTTTCGATACCCTGGCGATCGATTTTGCTGCGCGCTTCAGCCGGTCGGCGCCCTTGTGGTTTTCGATGCCCGAGCAACTGGGGCTGGCCTCTGCGGCTGCGACAGAAGCCGCGCCAGTGGCAGCACGGCGTGATTTCAGCTGGGCGGCGCCTTCGACCGTGGCCGTGTCGTCCGTGGCCGCGTTGCAGGCCGCGCTGGCCCGAGCCACCTCGCCCTGGACCCTGGCCTGGGGCCGCCTGGCCGCCATTGACGAGGCGGCCGTGCCGCTGCTGGCCGACCAGTTCACCCAGTGGGCCGATCGCAGCGGACAGTTCGTGTTTTCCGGCGTGTCCGCCCTCAATGCCCTGCTGGAGAGCAAGACCCAGTCGGGCGACCGGTCCACCAGCCCCGAGTGGTGGCGGCTGCGCATGGCGGCCTTGCGGCTCATGGTCAGCCCGGATGAGTTCGAGCTGGTCGCGCTGGACTACTGCGTGACCTATGAAGTCTCGCCGCCCTCGTGGAGTGCGCCGCGCTGTGGCTATTCGGACAGTGAAAACGCGGCCGCGCCCACTGCGCAAGCCGCCGCACGCGATCTGCTGGCCCCCGAGGCGGCAGATGCCACCGTGCCTGCAGCGCTCGAATCGGTTCCCCCTGCGGCGACGCTCAGTGGCCATATTGACGGCGATGCCGCGCCACTGCTGGAGCCTTTCCAGGCGCTGGCGCGACCCGGTGAACCCTTGATCATCGGCTGCGACCGTCTGATCCGCATCGATTTCGGCGCCGCCGGCTCGGTGCTCAACTGGGCTGCCGAGCAGCAGTCCCGTGGCCATGTGGTGCAGTTTCACAATCTGCACCGCCTGGTGGCGATCTTCTTCAATGTGATCGGTGTCAACGAGCACGCCTGGGTGATTCCGCGCAAGAACTGAAGCGGCGGTGGATGATCTGGGGCTGGCGGCTTGCAAACGGCAGCCCCGCCCTCACCTGAACCGGCTATGGACCAATCTAGCCAAACCCCTGTTTTCCACGGCACCACCATCCTGAGTGTGCGCCGCCAGACGCCCCAGGGCCTGCAGGTCGCCATTGGCGGCGACGGCCAGGTCACCCTGGGCAATATCGTCGTCAAGGGCACGGCGCGCAAGGTGCGCAAGCTCTACCACGGCAAGGTGCTGGCGGGTTTCGCCGGTGCCACGGCCGACGCCTTCACGCTGTTCGAGCGTTTCGAGGCCAAGCTGGAAAAGCACCAGGGGCACCTCACCCGCGCCGCCATCGAACTCACCAAGGACTGGCGCACCGACCGCGTGCTGCGCCGCCTGGAGGCCATGCTGGCCGTGGCCGACGCCAGCGCCTCGCTGATCATCACCGGCAACGGCGATGTGCTGGAGCCCGAACAGGGCATCGTGTCCATCGGGTCGGGTGGCGCCTACGCGCATTCGGCCGCCAAGGCGCTGCTCAACCACACCGATCTGTCGGCCCAGGACATCGTCAAGCGCTCGCTGGAAATCGCCGGCGAGCTGTGCATCTACACCAACATGAACCACACCATCGAGACGCTTTGAGCGCGGGTGTTGGGTTGCTATATTATTCAT
This window harbors:
- a CDS encoding STAS domain-containing protein yields the protein MSKEETTPGGLLSKVVRFVRNPTVNWTELDSIQADRESQYSKQMLKEMIERKRRNDFVRRREFDQLRKLRQREVLQGHRADDPAGRPSFFQSSMASPDERAVTLKKIDEIEAQMSQQWWKGKQTADAPTQPADMQPHDQEGAAARAYAPTRPGTLQAPLEARPSVAPLFADDSMPIAGFGGKDATLRADAPAASYKPVAPAAEREPAVEPEEFVHEPDLEEAAIRFANGDHAGAESGLRDVLAQHEQDDPEQQLEIWMTLFDLYRATGQQDRFDTLAIDFAARFSRSAPLWFSMPEQLGLASAAATEAAPVAARRDFSWAAPSTVAVSSVAALQAALARATSPWTLAWGRLAAIDEAAVPLLADQFTQWADRSGQFVFSGVSALNALLESKTQSGDRSTSPEWWRLRMAALRLMVSPDEFELVALDYCVTYEVSPPSWSAPRCGYSDSENAAAPTAQAAARDLLAPEAADATVPAALESVPPAATLSGHIDGDAAPLLEPFQALARPGEPLIIGCDRLIRIDFGAAGSVLNWAAEQQSRGHVVQFHNLHRLVAIFFNVIGVNEHAWVIPRKN
- the hslV gene encoding ATP-dependent protease subunit HslV; this translates as MDQSSQTPVFHGTTILSVRRQTPQGLQVAIGGDGQVTLGNIVVKGTARKVRKLYHGKVLAGFAGATADAFTLFERFEAKLEKHQGHLTRAAIELTKDWRTDRVLRRLEAMLAVADASASLIITGNGDVLEPEQGIVSIGSGGAYAHSAAKALLNHTDLSAQDIVKRSLEIAGELCIYTNMNHTIETL